The Patescibacteria group bacterium genomic interval TGGCGATAATATTTCGCAATTCCGGAGTAATAGAGATAATTTCACTAATCACTGTCCGACCGGCAAAACCGCTCTTACCGCAAAGATCACAGCCAACTGCCCGATAGAACTTGACTTGTGGCACATACTGCTTAAGCAATTCTGGCGGAATCTGTTTAATTTCGCCTTCTACTTGTTTAAGTAATGGCCCAGGCAACGACACTTCTTGACGGCAACTGGGGCAGACTTTCCTGACTAAACGTTGCGCCATGATTAAATTAAGCGTGGAAGACAGCAAAAATGGCTCGGCTTTCATATCAATCATGCGTGGAATAGCGCCCCAAGCATTGTTAGTATGCAAAGTAGAAAAAACCAAGTGCCCGGTCAACCCGGCATGAATGACTAATTCGGCTGTTTCACTGTCACGAATTTCTCCCACCATGATAATATTGGGGTCTTGACGCAAAATCGCCCTCAAACCGGAAGCAAAAGTAAAACCAACATCCGGATTTATTTGAGATTGATTAATGCCGGCGATAGAATATTCTATCGGATCCTCCAAGGTAGTAACATTACTGTTTTCTGTTTTGATTTGGTTCAAAATGGAATATAAGGTTGTCGTTTTGCCTGAACCGGTCGGACCGGTTAAAAGTATCAGACCAAACGGCTTGTTGGCATTCTGGTTTAAAATTTCTATTTCATTATCAAGAAAACCAAGCTGGGCCAAATTAGGAACGCCGGCGGAAGTGTCCAAAACGCGAATTACCACTTTCTCTGAATTAAGCATGGGCAGAACGGAAATACGCAAATCCACTTCCTGACCATCTATTTGCGAACGAATACGCCCATCTTGAGGTAGGCGCGTTTCATCCAGTTTTAAATTAGCCATGACCTTGATACGCGAAACTACGGCATTATGAATATAAGCCGGCAAAGTCAGCGAGGTGTGCAAGATACCATCCACGCGATAACGCACCCGGCTTTCATTACGACCCGGCTCAATATGAATATCTGAAGCGTTGCCCTCAATGCCATGACGAATAATAACGGAGACGATTTTGGCTACGGGGGCGGCTTTTATTTTTTCTTCCAGGGCGGCTCCACCTTCCAATACCACTCCCTCCTCTTTCTCCGCATATTTCTCTTCCGCCGATTGTAAGGCGGTGCCTATTTCCTTAGTAAAACCGCTGTAACTTTTAATAAAACGACGAAAATCTTCTAATAAGATTACAAAGTAACTAACCTGAAAACCGGAAGTCTTAGACCAAAATTCAATCGCTTCATTAGCCATAAAGTCACCTGGATCAACCAAACCGACGCTGACTTTCTTGCCTTCCTGTGCAAATGCAATCGCTTTATAATTTTCTGCCACTTTCTGAGATAGCAAATTAAGAGTTTCCGACTTAATCTGGCTGGTTGCCAGGTCAGCCACCGGTAAATTAAATACCTCGCCTTTTATCTTAAGCAGATCATTACGATTAAAGACATTCCGATCCATTAATTCCTCTTCAATCATCTTTTTACCCCTATTCGCCGCAATCAAAACTTCTTCTAAGATAGACAGATTGACCAGATTATGGCTGGCCAGATAATTCTTCATTTTTTCGTTGTATTGGATATCGGGCATAAATTTTATTCCCCCAATTCGCGACACTGCGCGGTTGAAGTATTAACAATAGCATTAACATCGGCTGTTTTGCGCTCAAACGGATTACCGCGACCGGAGCTTAATTCGACTCCGACGATCGGCCAATCACTGCATTGATTCAACTGTTTAACATCGGGAAAAATGTCGCGATTTATTTTAACGAATTGACTGCCCAAATTAACCACATTCTGTTCTTGCAATAAAGAAAAGGGCCAAAATTTCTGCCAATAAGCCAAGGCGCCATAAAGAATAATGATCAAAATGACCAACAAAACATACAGGCGCGTAGATGATTTTTTTTCTATCTTATCCATAAATTAAGGCCGATAATAAGTCACCAGGGAAATATTATAAGATTTACCGTCATCAGTAACGCTAATGGAATTGATATCGGCAACAATCGCTGATTTTTCTAAAAGACTCAAAAACAGTTTAAAAGAATCATAATTACCGCCGACTAATTGTAACTTGATTAGCATTTTTTGTACGCCGGCCGCCGTAATCGGAGTATTAGGTAAGGCACTAACGCTGTCACTAAAAGACAAGCTGCTAGCCACAAATCCGGCGCGCTTAGCCAAATTGGTAAAATGCACGATCATACTGGGGGTATCCGGCGCCGAGGGCAAAACTAAAGACAGCAAGCGTTTCTCTTCCGTTGTCAATTCAACTATTTGAGAAGCGTTCTTTTGCGACTCATCTAATTGAAAATTAGCAATAGAAATTTTTTCTTGCAAACCGGCTAATATTTGCCGGCTATCATTATAATTCGCCAATTGTTTGTTTAGAACCAATAGATAACCAAAAATAACCACCAAAACAGCGATTGAAAACAGCCAAAAACGCTCATACTTACTCCAAATATCAATAATAGTTTTTTTATAGCTTAAATCGGGCATAAATTATTTAATCAAACGACGGAAAACACCGTCAGCTAGAGTTAGACGTAAAAGAAAATCAACACCAGTAACTCCAGCCTTGGGATCGGTAGAAACCTGCATGCTAGCAGTTCTGGCATCTTTGACAAAGTCATTAGCGCTCTTTAATGCTACAAGTTGCCGAGCTAATGTTTCATAGTTATCAGCTGTAGCAGGCAAAGAAATAAGTCCGGC includes:
- a CDS encoding GspE/PulE family protein; the protein is MPDIQYNEKMKNYLASHNLVNLSILEEVLIAANRGKKMIEEELMDRNVFNRNDLLKIKGEVFNLPVADLATSQIKSETLNLLSQKVAENYKAIAFAQEGKKVSVGLVDPGDFMANEAIEFWSKTSGFQVSYFVILLEDFRRFIKSYSGFTKEIGTALQSAEEKYAEKEEGVVLEGGAALEEKIKAAPVAKIVSVIIRHGIEGNASDIHIEPGRNESRVRYRVDGILHTSLTLPAYIHNAVVSRIKVMANLKLDETRLPQDGRIRSQIDGQEVDLRISVLPMLNSEKVVIRVLDTSAGVPNLAQLGFLDNEIEILNQNANKPFGLILLTGPTGSGKTTTLYSILNQIKTENSNVTTLEDPIEYSIAGINQSQINPDVGFTFASGLRAILRQDPNIIMVGEIRDSETAELVIHAGLTGHLVFSTLHTNNAWGAIPRMIDMKAEPFLLSSTLNLIMAQRLVRKVCPSCRQEVSLPGPLLKQVEGEIKQIPPELLKQYVPQVKFYRAVGCDLCGKSGFAGRTVISEIISITPELRNIIAKENFSNEVVMAELKKQNFVTLMQDGIMKSMMGLTTIEEVMQVT